A portion of the Calothrix sp. 336/3 genome contains these proteins:
- the hflX gene encoding GTPase HflX translates to MPIETIFGNLHGLKTSQMKQLQRLYHQRIPGDRVTTPEFSQRLAAISTEINLPVCAYLNRRGQVIRVGVGTPRQTQIPPVELPRYGAERLSGIRCIATQLKPEPPNDGALTAMAIQRLDALVVLNITGSGFQRRGGGATGYVKEAYLAHLTTQESQALIASLTGNNTETNLPSVASWQVSAPMSLDDLSQQDFIDLVEALEADFSREFVAQEVDTSSDRVVIVGVMTDEGKTLQFQDTLAELARLVDTAGGGVLQTIWQKRSRIHPQTVVGEGKVQEIALTAQTLGANLIVFDRDLSPSQIRNLEAHIGIRVIDRTEVILDIFAQRAQSRAGKLQVELAQLEYMLPRLTGRGQAMSRLGGGIGTRGPGETKLETERRAIQRRISRLQQEVNQLQAHRARLRQRRQHREVPSVALVGYTNAGKSTLLNALTNAEVYTADQLFATLDPTTRRLVIPHGNIPGSQEILITDTVGFIHELPASLMDAFRATLEEVTESDALLHLVDLSHPAWLSHIRSVRDILAQMPITPGPALVVFNKIDEVNSETLEQAREEFPLAIFISASHRLGLETLRQRLSQLIEYVLGGGQ, encoded by the coding sequence ATGCCTATAGAAACTATTTTTGGGAATCTTCACGGCTTAAAAACAAGCCAAATGAAGCAACTGCAACGGCTGTATCACCAGCGTATACCAGGCGATCGCGTCACCACGCCTGAGTTTTCCCAGCGACTGGCAGCCATCAGCACAGAAATTAACCTACCTGTATGTGCCTACCTCAACCGTCGGGGACAAGTGATTCGAGTCGGGGTAGGCACTCCTCGTCAGACCCAAATTCCCCCTGTGGAATTACCGCGTTATGGTGCAGAGCGTCTCAGTGGTATCCGTTGTATCGCCACCCAACTCAAGCCAGAACCACCGAATGACGGTGCTTTAACTGCAATGGCAATCCAGAGGCTGGATGCATTGGTAGTGCTAAATATTACAGGTTCTGGTTTCCAACGTCGGGGCGGGGGAGCTACAGGTTATGTCAAGGAAGCATATCTGGCACACCTCACAACCCAAGAATCTCAAGCTTTAATCGCTAGTCTCACAGGGAATAATACAGAAACAAACCTCCCATCTGTAGCGAGTTGGCAAGTCTCAGCCCCCATGAGTTTAGACGACCTGAGTCAGCAAGATTTCATCGATTTAGTCGAAGCCCTAGAAGCTGATTTTAGTCGGGAATTTGTTGCCCAAGAAGTCGATACTAGTAGCGATCGCGTGGTCATCGTTGGTGTAATGACTGACGAAGGCAAAACCCTACAATTTCAAGACACCCTGGCAGAATTAGCACGGCTAGTTGACACCGCCGGCGGAGGAGTTTTACAAACTATCTGGCAGAAGCGATCGCGCATTCATCCCCAAACCGTTGTCGGTGAGGGAAAAGTCCAAGAAATTGCCCTGACAGCCCAAACCCTGGGAGCAAATCTCATCGTTTTTGACCGCGATCTTTCCCCCTCCCAAATCCGCAACCTGGAAGCACACATCGGAATTCGGGTAATTGACCGCACAGAGGTGATTCTCGATATCTTCGCCCAACGTGCCCAATCCCGCGCCGGGAAATTGCAAGTAGAACTAGCACAACTAGAATATATGCTGCCCCGACTCACAGGTAGAGGTCAGGCAATGTCTCGACTTGGTGGTGGTATCGGTACCAGGGGACCAGGGGAAACCAAGCTAGAAACCGAACGCCGAGCTATTCAACGACGCATTTCCCGTCTGCAACAGGAAGTTAATCAACTTCAGGCACACCGCGCCCGCTTGCGACAACGGCGACAACATCGAGAAGTCCCCTCAGTGGCTTTAGTCGGTTACACCAACGCAGGGAAATCTACCCTGTTAAATGCTCTGACTAACGCCGAAGTTTACACCGCCGACCAATTATTTGCCACCCTCGACCCCACCACCCGCCGTCTGGTAATTCCCCACGGCAACATCCCAGGTAGCCAAGAAATCCTGATTACAGACACTGTAGGATTTATTCACGAATTGCCAGCTTCTCTCATGGATGCTTTTCGCGCCACCCTGGAAGAAGTGACGGAATCCGATGCTCTGTTGCATCTGGTCGATTTATCCCATCCGGCTTGGTTAAGTCATATTCGTTCCGTGCGTGATATTCTTGCCCAAATGCCGATTACTCCAGGTCCGGCTCTAGTCGTCTTCAACAAGATTGACGAAGTTAACAGCGAAACCCTAGAACAAGCACGGGAAGAATTTCCCCTTGCAATATTTATTTCTGCTAGTCATCGCCTAGGTTTGGAAACCCTGCGCCAGCGCTTGAGTCAGTTGATTGAATATGTTCTTGGTGGTGGTCAGTAA
- a CDS encoding endonuclease domain-containing protein codes for MEKRRTLRNNLTPAETKIWAKLRGRQVENCKFRRQYSIGAFVVDFYLPELKLAIEIDGESHIQPRAMEYDQERQLFLEAKGIRVMRFTNEQVYQKLDGVVEAIAQTILQLRQSPSLHPTSPVLTHPNPPLYKGREQFPPFTRGD; via the coding sequence ATGGAAAAGCGGCGCACTCTCCGCAACAACTTAACTCCAGCCGAAACCAAAATTTGGGCAAAACTCAGGGGCAGGCAAGTTGAGAATTGTAAATTTCGCAGGCAGTACAGCATTGGTGCATTTGTAGTCGATTTCTATCTACCGGAACTGAAACTAGCTATTGAAATTGATGGTGAAAGTCATATTCAGCCTAGAGCGATGGAATACGACCAAGAACGGCAACTATTTCTTGAGGCAAAAGGAATTCGTGTTATGAGGTTTACCAATGAGCAGGTATATCAAAAACTGGATGGGGTAGTGGAAGCGATCGCGCAGACAATTCTCCAGTTACGGCAATCACCCTCACTCCACCCTACCAGTCCTGTTTTAACCCACCCTAACCCTCCCCTTTATAAGGGGAGGGAACAATTTCCCCCCTTTACGAGGGGGGACTAA
- a CDS encoding filamentous hemagglutinin N-terminal domain-containing protein, which produces MKLVSSFLFQSLSLAALSTLVFCNSAQAQVSPDVKPDNSLGNNSSTVNTNGNLDRIENGLTRGSNLFHSFEKLNVSNGRGVFFINPNGINNIFARVTGGNISNINGFLGVVNPAFNNVGNANLYLINPTGIIFGPNSRLLLGGSFYGSTADSVVFDNKFEFSASAKNVPPLLTVNIPVGLKFRDNPGNITNSSKVRVVNGVVVRGLEVMPGKTLALIGGDVNLDGGTLSAPGGRIELGGLTKPGTVTIKNDGSLTFPTAIQRGDVSLKDASLVSVLSNGGGDISINSRNLNLSESSTIRAGIQNSNSNQLRKGGNINIHATDSITLNGTSGTQASTRIANIVYDYGISGDIIINTRDLKIINNAQIGSAVAPLLTPIAIGLAGKVNITASNDVFISGIDSGILSSVAKNSYGNGSNIKIDANSIYLENNAQIQAVNFGFLLNESLGNSGNIELNAKNKISLNNALISTTFLGVGDGKSGFISLNAGEKINIQDTLINSIGKGGFISIGVKLNEDSLIPKTVSIEKSSISTSNPNSSQAGYIAIDAKNEVSIRNSNSKDKKLNRPLGIESKGKEGIIFIGFRTTPKVVNLENSTITTTNENVMTNIDDEINAGFVAINASEKVNLSQRSEIQTFTNRRGNAGSVFIDAKGGNVVFSGASTVNTSTSVFGNGLAGNILVKGNNLFLYDGSQILSQTYGKGNAGSIFVTVKDTVFLSGNIGGFSSSGLFTTTEEGAEGLGGLISVNASKLIISDGAVLNARSRSKFSGGNIFVKVDDLQLLNGGQILATAFNGGGAGNITIEADTIKIFGIDSTYTDRFEQIKKIFGEELANSIFDTVSANSGIFVNSINDQNKPLGVQTFKVADVTTQSGKGGSLKITANSLTMSQGVISAESEFADGGNINIDLKDYLFIKNGSLISAKANGNGGNIFINQTPGYNGFIIATPNGDNDIIADSFGGNGGVIKITTDGNFGFAVRNEANIIDLKNNNSNDISARSLTNPNLNGNVTISTPQTDPTKGITELPEQVTDASTQLAQSFCAKGRGSQFIIVGKGGLAENPTEMLTSDNVRVGLAETVANTTNADSNNTLPKKDVSSKDIVPARGWVMNEKGEVVLTAYDPTQSLPEREQKALAMCSPR; this is translated from the coding sequence ATGAAATTAGTATCTTCTTTCCTTTTCCAAAGTTTATCCTTAGCAGCTTTAAGTACTCTTGTATTCTGCAATTCTGCCCAAGCTCAAGTATCCCCCGACGTGAAGCCAGATAATAGTCTGGGAAATAATAGCTCCACAGTAAATACTAATGGCAATCTCGACAGAATTGAAAATGGGCTCACTCGTGGGAGTAATCTATTTCATAGCTTTGAAAAACTTAATGTGAGCAATGGTAGAGGTGTTTTCTTTATCAATCCTAATGGAATTAATAATATTTTTGCTAGGGTGACAGGTGGAAATATCTCAAATATTAATGGATTCTTAGGTGTTGTCAATCCTGCGTTTAATAACGTAGGCAATGCGAACCTATATTTAATTAACCCCACTGGCATAATTTTCGGTCCAAATTCGCGTTTATTATTGGGTGGTTCTTTCTATGGAAGTACTGCGGATAGTGTTGTATTTGATAATAAATTTGAGTTTAGCGCTAGCGCGAAGAATGTACCTCCCCTGCTGACAGTTAATATTCCCGTTGGTTTAAAGTTCCGAGATAATCCTGGAAATATTACTAATTCCTCTAAGGTTAGAGTTGTTAATGGTGTTGTTGTAAGAGGTTTAGAAGTAATGCCAGGTAAAACCTTGGCACTTATTGGCGGTGATGTCAATTTAGATGGAGGTACATTATCTGCTCCAGGGGGAAGGATTGAGCTTGGTGGTTTAACCAAACCAGGAACTGTAACTATCAAAAATGATGGTAGTTTGACTTTCCCTACAGCCATTCAACGAGGTGACGTATCTCTTAAAGATGCTTCATTAGTCTCTGTTTTAAGTAACGGTGGAGGTGATATATCAATCAACTCTCGCAACTTAAATTTATCAGAATCAAGTACTATTAGAGCAGGAATTCAGAACTCTAATTCCAACCAATTAAGAAAGGGAGGTAATATCAATATTCATGCTACTGATAGCATAACATTGAATGGTACTTCTGGGACACAAGCTTCAACCCGTATTGCCAATATTGTATATGATTACGGTATATCAGGAGATATAATCATTAATACAAGAGATTTGAAAATTATTAATAACGCTCAAATTGGTTCAGCGGTCGCACCTCTTTTAACACCTATTGCAATAGGACTTGCTGGCAAAGTGAATATCACAGCTAGTAACGATGTTTTTATTTCTGGGATAGATAGTGGAATATTAAGTTCGGTTGCTAAAAATTCATATGGTAATGGTTCTAATATTAAAATTGATGCTAATTCAATCTATTTAGAAAATAATGCACAAATTCAAGCTGTAAATTTTGGATTCTTATTGAATGAATCGCTTGGTAATTCAGGAAATATAGAACTTAATGCCAAAAATAAAATTAGTTTAAACAATGCTTTAATTTCTACTACATTTCTCGGTGTTGGAGATGGTAAATCTGGATTTATTTCTCTCAACGCAGGGGAGAAAATAAATATTCAAGATACTTTGATAAACTCTATAGGAAAAGGAGGCTTTATAAGTATTGGCGTAAAGCTTAATGAAGATTCCCTAATACCGAAGACTGTAAGTATAGAAAAATCTAGTATCAGTACTAGTAATCCCAACTCATCACAAGCTGGCTATATTGCTATAGACGCTAAAAATGAAGTATCAATCAGAAATAGCAATTCTAAAGATAAGAAACTAAATAGACCATTGGGTATAGAAAGTAAGGGGAAAGAAGGAATTATCTTTATTGGCTTTAGAACAACTCCCAAAGTTGTCAATCTAGAAAATTCTACGATTACAACTACAAATGAAAACGTAATGACTAATATTGATGATGAAATCAATGCAGGATTTGTTGCCATTAATGCATCTGAAAAAGTTAATTTATCGCAAAGAAGTGAAATTCAGACTTTTACTAACCGTCGTGGTAATGCTGGTTCGGTTTTCATAGATGCGAAGGGTGGAAATGTGGTATTTTCTGGAGCGAGTACGGTGAATACATCAACATCAGTATTTGGTAATGGGTTAGCCGGAAATATTTTAGTCAAAGGGAATAATCTCTTTCTCTATGATGGTTCACAAATTCTTTCCCAGACTTATGGTAAAGGAAATGCTGGTTCTATATTCGTGACAGTCAAAGACACTGTATTCCTATCTGGTAACATAGGGGGTTTCTCAAGTAGTGGTTTATTCACAACTACAGAAGAAGGTGCAGAAGGTTTAGGGGGATTAATTTCTGTTAATGCGTCCAAACTTATCATCTCAGATGGGGCGGTACTTAACGCAAGAAGCAGAAGCAAATTCTCTGGCGGTAATATTTTTGTTAAGGTTGATGATTTACAACTTTTAAATGGTGGACAAATTCTAGCTACAGCTTTTAATGGTGGTGGAGCAGGGAATATAACTATTGAAGCAGATACGATTAAGATATTTGGAATTGACTCTACCTACACGGATAGATTTGAGCAAATCAAGAAAATATTCGGTGAAGAACTAGCTAATTCCATATTTGATACAGTTTCTGCCAACAGTGGCATATTTGTGAACTCTATAAATGACCAAAATAAACCTCTGGGTGTTCAAACCTTCAAAGTAGCTGATGTTACTACCCAATCTGGTAAAGGTGGCAGTCTCAAAATTACAGCTAATTCCTTAACCATGTCTCAGGGGGTGATTAGTGCAGAAAGTGAATTTGCTGATGGTGGAAATATTAATATTGACTTGAAAGACTACCTATTTATAAAAAATGGTAGTTTAATTTCAGCTAAGGCTAATGGTAATGGTGGAAATATCTTCATCAACCAAACACCTGGTTATAACGGCTTTATCATTGCCACACCTAACGGGGATAATGACATCATTGCTGATTCCTTTGGCGGTAATGGTGGGGTGATAAAAATTACTACTGATGGCAACTTTGGTTTTGCTGTACGTAACGAAGCTAATATTATCGACTTGAAAAATAATAATAGTAATGATATTTCTGCTCGCTCTCTGACAAATCCCAACCTCAACGGGAATGTAACTATTTCTACACCCCAAACTGACCCTACCAAGGGTATCACCGAGCTACCAGAGCAGGTAACTGACGCTTCTACCCAACTTGCTCAAAGCTTCTGCGCTAAGGGTAGGGGTAGTCAATTTATCATAGTTGGCAAGGGTGGGCTTGCGGAGAATCCCACGGAAATGTTGACTAGTGATAATGTGCGAGTTGGCTTGGCAGAGACTGTAGCTAATACAACAAACGCAGATAGTAATAATACTTTGCCTAAAAAAGATGTGAGCAGTAAGGATATTGTCCCGGCGCGGGGTTGGGTGATGAATGAGAAGGGTGAAGTGGTACTAACTGCCTATGACCCCACACAAAGTTTACCAGAGCGGGAGCAGAAAGCCTTAGCGATGTGTTCTCCTAGGTAA
- a CDS encoding CHAT domain-containing protein, with protein MPNYPFKKYRQWQKKLSRISYKSSIFVLCLLFTVSLFTPVVLAKIPNAPAMISQSQDGTQLVNEGAELFRRGEIAAAADKWEKASDFFASKGDKLNQAIAMSNLAFAAQRLGNWQKSDTSIKTSLDLLNALTDSREKSQALAQTLDIQGNLLREKGQLVEAGETWQKAAEIYSKINQPEKSAQSRINQAQALQDLGFYPRACKTLLDVLGKMPVSDCRELSQIPNDKFTGLMERYKQQPPNQTLSVALRGLGELMRFVGQSKKAQEFLETSLFLTNKLNNPQEQAITYISLGNSAQALAEAETVREKRTTYENNALKYYEQAIKLATLPSTRQQAQVNKLSWLVKLTKFYSEKTGEKTSEGEYSQQIAELWRSLNSEFSNIPPSRTGVYQQINFADSLIKISQGDSRLKDNSQFPNGNDIDQVLVKAINQAKTLKDKNAQAYAWGSRGKLYEHLYELNKDKNHLALAEEYTKQAVAIASTFEAPNISYQYFWQLGRIQYADNRIEEAIAAYTKSYNALQSLRGDLVTINPELQFSFRESVEPVYRQLVELNLKYAETLQPSASNKANDKQQSTKQAQLLNQARTVVESLQIAEINNFFQEACVETKAQTIDNIDKKAAVIYPIILPDRVEVILSLAGENPRLYTTMVKREELEKTIEEARGNLQDYQIADADALPIYQNLYNWLLRPLEQDLAAKPDINTLSFVLDGDLRNIPMSVLHDGKEYLVEKKYAIAITPGLQLVDPKPINQVELRAFAGGLSQIRPDSPESSQFEPLPNVEKELKEIQALGLSGEPILNNEFTIKQIQGKISDTNFPIVHLATHGKFSSNAEDTFILAWDDRIKVRQIDNILRGKVLNLSKPIELFILSACQTAEGDRRATLGMAGMAIRAGARSTLATLWEVADESTAILMKDFYVNLKQAKAKNINRAEALHQAQLALLKTDKFKNPNFWAPFVLIGNWL; from the coding sequence ATGCCGAATTATCCTTTCAAAAAATATCGCCAGTGGCAGAAAAAGCTGTCTCGAATATCTTATAAATCCTCTATTTTTGTGCTGTGTTTACTATTCACAGTTTCCCTATTTACTCCAGTAGTATTGGCGAAAATTCCCAATGCCCCAGCGATGATTTCCCAGAGTCAAGATGGGACACAATTAGTGAATGAAGGGGCGGAACTTTTCCGTAGAGGAGAAATTGCCGCAGCTGCTGATAAATGGGAAAAAGCTAGTGATTTTTTTGCTAGCAAGGGAGATAAATTAAACCAAGCGATCGCCATGAGTAATTTGGCTTTTGCTGCTCAAAGATTGGGCAATTGGCAAAAGTCTGATACATCCATAAAAACCAGCTTGGATTTATTAAATGCCCTCACAGATAGTCGGGAGAAATCCCAAGCCCTGGCACAAACTTTGGATATTCAAGGAAATTTGCTCCGGGAAAAGGGACAGTTAGTAGAAGCTGGGGAAACTTGGCAGAAAGCGGCTGAAATATATAGCAAAATTAATCAACCAGAAAAATCTGCCCAGAGTCGGATTAATCAAGCACAAGCATTACAGGATTTGGGCTTTTATCCCCGCGCTTGTAAAACCTTATTAGATGTTTTAGGGAAAATGCCTGTGAGTGATTGTCGGGAATTAAGTCAAATTCCTAATGATAAATTTACCGGATTAATGGAGAGATATAAGCAACAACCGCCTAATCAAACTCTATCTGTTGCCTTAAGAGGTTTGGGTGAATTGATGCGATTTGTGGGGCAATCGAAAAAAGCACAAGAATTTTTAGAAACTAGTTTATTCCTGACAAACAAACTGAATAATCCTCAAGAACAAGCTATCACGTATATTAGCTTAGGTAATTCAGCCCAAGCTTTAGCAGAAGCTGAGACTGTTCGGGAGAAGCGCACCACCTACGAAAATAATGCTTTAAAGTATTATGAGCAAGCTATCAAGTTGGCAACTTTACCCTCGACTCGCCAACAAGCACAGGTAAATAAACTGAGTTGGTTGGTAAAATTGACAAAATTTTACTCTGAAAAAACAGGTGAAAAGACATCAGAGGGAGAATACAGTCAACAGATTGCGGAATTGTGGCGATCGCTCAACTCTGAATTCAGCAATATTCCCCCCAGTCGCACCGGAGTTTACCAACAAATTAATTTTGCCGATAGCTTAATCAAAATTTCCCAGGGTGATTCCCGTCTCAAGGACAATTCCCAGTTTCCCAATGGCAACGACATAGATCAAGTTTTAGTCAAAGCTATTAACCAAGCTAAAACCCTCAAGGATAAAAACGCCCAAGCCTATGCTTGGGGAAGTCGTGGTAAACTCTACGAGCATCTGTATGAGTTGAACAAAGATAAAAATCATCTTGCCCTAGCCGAAGAATACACCAAACAAGCAGTGGCGATCGCCTCCACCTTTGAAGCTCCCAACATTTCCTACCAGTACTTTTGGCAACTCGGTAGAATCCAATACGCAGATAACAGAATCGAAGAGGCGATCGCTGCTTATACCAAATCCTACAACGCTCTCCAATCCCTACGGGGCGATTTAGTCACCATCAACCCCGAACTACAATTCTCCTTCCGTGAGTCTGTAGAACCCGTATATCGGCAGCTGGTAGAATTAAACCTCAAATACGCTGAAACCCTGCAACCTTCAGCCTCTAATAAAGCTAACGACAAACAGCAAAGTACCAAACAAGCTCAATTACTCAACCAAGCACGAACAGTCGTAGAATCCCTACAAATCGCCGAAATCAACAACTTCTTCCAGGAAGCTTGCGTCGAAACCAAAGCCCAAACCATTGATAATATCGACAAAAAAGCGGCTGTTATCTATCCAATTATCCTGCCCGATAGAGTAGAAGTAATTCTCTCCCTGGCTGGAGAAAATCCCCGACTCTATACAACTATGGTAAAGCGGGAAGAATTGGAAAAAACGATTGAAGAAGCTCGTGGGAATCTTCAGGATTATCAGATAGCAGATGCAGATGCTTTACCTATATACCAGAATTTATACAACTGGCTTCTCCGTCCCTTAGAACAAGACTTGGCTGCTAAACCAGATATTAATACCCTATCCTTTGTACTGGATGGTGACTTACGTAACATTCCCATGAGTGTACTCCACGATGGCAAAGAATACTTAGTAGAGAAAAAATACGCGATCGCCATCACCCCCGGTTTACAACTAGTAGATCCTAAACCCATCAACCAAGTTGAACTCAGAGCATTTGCCGGTGGATTGAGTCAAATTAGACCAGATTCTCCAGAAAGTTCACAATTTGAGCCTTTACCCAACGTCGAAAAAGAACTCAAAGAAATTCAAGCCCTAGGACTTTCCGGAGAACCTATCCTAAATAATGAATTCACCATCAAACAAATTCAAGGCAAAATCAGCGACACCAATTTCCCCATCGTTCACCTGGCAACCCACGGTAAGTTTAGCTCTAATGCGGAAGACACATTTATCCTCGCCTGGGATGATCGCATCAAAGTTAGACAAATAGACAACATACTTCGAGGTAAAGTTCTCAACCTCAGCAAACCTATCGAACTCTTCATTCTCAGCGCTTGCCAAACTGCGGAAGGTGATAGAAGAGCTACTCTAGGAATGGCAGGTATGGCAATCCGAGCAGGTGCGCGTAGTACCCTGGCAACCCTTTGGGAAGTAGCAGACGAGAGTACAGCCATTTTGATGAAGGATTTTTACGTTAACCTCAAACAAGCCAAAGCTAAAAATATCAATCGTGCAGAAGCATTACATCAAGCTCAACTAGCTTTGTTGAAAACCGATAAATTCAAAAATCCCAACTTCTGGGCACCTTTTGTTTTAATTGGTAATTGGTTGTAG
- a CDS encoding SPFH domain-containing protein — protein MNNAQGSFKQRQSNKILNFTTSFLAALALAGSIQTANASPVQKETTNTIATAPIEITQPTKTATIAQIPTGGVVPIVVLGGLIIILPLFFGGLVVIGEREVGIVVKKFTIAGKGLPAGRLIALNGEAGLQADTLAPGWHWGYFPWQYAVKKESVVVVPQGEIALIVAADGSPNPPERILGKVVLCDNFQDARKFLTNGGEKGRQMGFLTAGTYRINTALFKVIMASNAVQHGMAPEQLKVYQVAGDKVGIVTTLDGLPIPGGEIAGPIIPGHDNYQNPQKFLDGGGRRGLQEQILLSGSWNLNPWFVEVEQVPMTEIPIGYVGVVISFVGKAHEDVSGAAFTHGNLVNTGHKGVWVEPLYPGKHPVNTRIMKIEKVPTTNIVLNWSGRTERHNYDAKLGSLTVRSRDGFAFDLEIAQIIHVGALDAPKVISRVGSMQNLVDHVLEPTIGNYFRNSAQDYTVLDFLSARSERQSEAAEYIKAALRSYDVQAIDTLIGDIQPPGELMQTQIDRKLAEEKQKTYEVQQMAQTQRQQLVRETALAEIQEEMVKSEQSVKIAELKANAQIKQATGEAEAIKLKAIGEAEGIRATGNAKAETYRAGVEALGSQGYTAMQMMQIIGDRNVRLIPDVLVGANNGNNGLVDGLLSMILWNQTAKPNEVHYPVPPQPPAKTNGIPPLSIEIPKDRV, from the coding sequence ATGAATAACGCTCAAGGTTCCTTTAAGCAGCGTCAGTCAAATAAAATACTTAATTTTACGACTTCTTTTCTTGCAGCTTTAGCATTAGCAGGTAGTATCCAAACAGCTAACGCTAGTCCTGTTCAAAAAGAGACAACAAATACCATTGCAACAGCCCCTATAGAAATTACCCAACCCACAAAAACCGCAACTATTGCCCAGATTCCGACGGGGGGTGTGGTTCCTATTGTGGTTTTAGGTGGCTTAATTATCATTCTGCCGCTCTTTTTCGGTGGCTTGGTGGTCATCGGTGAGCGGGAAGTGGGTATTGTTGTCAAAAAGTTTACTATCGCTGGCAAGGGATTACCCGCAGGTCGCTTAATTGCCCTGAATGGAGAAGCTGGTTTACAAGCCGATACCCTGGCTCCTGGTTGGCATTGGGGTTATTTCCCTTGGCAATATGCGGTCAAAAAAGAATCTGTGGTGGTGGTTCCCCAGGGGGAAATTGCCTTGATAGTTGCCGCAGATGGTTCACCCAACCCCCCAGAGCGAATTTTAGGTAAGGTGGTTCTCTGCGATAATTTCCAAGATGCTCGGAAGTTTCTCACCAATGGTGGAGAAAAAGGTCGGCAGATGGGTTTCTTGACAGCTGGTACATACCGCATTAATACTGCACTGTTTAAAGTGATCATGGCATCGAATGCAGTGCAGCATGGGATGGCTCCGGAACAGTTGAAGGTGTACCAAGTTGCCGGAGATAAAGTCGGAATTGTTACCACCTTAGATGGTTTACCGATTCCAGGGGGCGAAATTGCTGGTCCCATAATTCCTGGACATGACAACTACCAAAACCCGCAAAAGTTCTTAGATGGAGGTGGACGTAGGGGTTTACAGGAGCAAATTTTGTTATCTGGTTCCTGGAACTTAAACCCTTGGTTTGTGGAAGTTGAACAGGTTCCAATGACGGAAATCCCCATTGGTTATGTAGGTGTGGTAATTTCCTTTGTGGGTAAAGCTCATGAAGATGTCAGTGGTGCTGCTTTTACCCATGGGAATTTAGTTAACACTGGACATAAAGGTGTGTGGGTAGAACCTTTGTATCCTGGGAAGCACCCAGTAAATACCAGGATTATGAAGATAGAAAAAGTCCCGACGACTAATATTGTTTTAAATTGGTCGGGAAGAACCGAGCGTCATAACTATGATGCCAAATTGGGTTCTTTAACTGTGCGATCGCGCGATGGTTTTGCCTTCGATTTAGAAATTGCCCAAATTATCCATGTTGGTGCTTTGGATGCACCTAAGGTAATTTCCCGTGTCGGTTCGATGCAGAATTTAGTAGACCATGTATTAGAACCAACTATCGGTAACTACTTCCGCAATTCCGCCCAGGATTACACCGTTCTAGATTTCCTCAGTGCTAGAAGTGAACGACAATCAGAGGCAGCAGAGTATATTAAAGCTGCTTTGCGTAGCTATGATGTGCAAGCGATTGATACCCTCATCGGTGATATTCAGCCACCTGGTGAATTAATGCAAACACAGATAGACCGTAAACTTGCTGAGGAAAAGCAGAAAACCTACGAAGTGCAGCAAATGGCACAAACCCAACGGCAACAGTTGGTACGGGAAACTGCTTTGGCAGAGATTCAGGAAGAAATGGTGAAATCTGAGCAAAGTGTGAAAATTGCAGAGTTGAAAGCGAATGCTCAAATCAAGCAAGCAACTGGTGAAGCAGAAGCCATTAAATTAAAAGCCATCGGGGAAGCAGAAGGTATCCGAGCAACGGGTAACGCGAAAGCTGAAACCTACCGCGCAGGGGTGGAAGCATTGGGTAGCCAAGGATACACAGCAATGCAGATGATGCAAATAATTGGCGATCGCAATGTTCGTTTAATTCCTGATGTTTTAGTTGGTGCTAATAACGGAAATAATGGTTTGGTTGATGGTTTACTGTCGATGATTCTGTGGAATCAAACTGCGAAACCCAATGAAGTTCACTATCCTGTTCCCCCCCAACCCCCAGCAAAAACTAACGGTATTCCCCCTTTATCCATAGAAATACCCAAAGATAGAGTATAG